A single region of the Anomaloglossus baeobatrachus isolate aAnoBae1 chromosome 2, aAnoBae1.hap1, whole genome shotgun sequence genome encodes:
- the SDF2 gene encoding stromal cell-derived factor 2: MMKARDGAGSLLLLFTPLLFPCGSGSELSVVTCGSVVKLLNTKHDVRLHSHDVRYGSGSGQQSVTGVTAADDGNSYWRIRGKTSTVCERGTLVKCGQSIRLTHVNTGRNLHSHHFTSPLSGNQEVSAFGDDGEGDILDDWTVICNGEFWQRDEEVRFKHASTSALLSVTGEQYGRPINGQREVHGMTYASQHNYWKVMEGIFMKPSEPPRTDYTHSEL, encoded by the exons atgatgaaggCTCGGGACGGGGCGGGCTCTCTCCTGCTCCTCTTTACGCCGCTGCTGTTCCCGTGCGGCTCCGGCTCGGAGCTCTCGGTGGTGACGTGCGGCTCCGTGGTGAAGCTCCTGAACACCAAGCACGACGTCCGGCTGCACTCCCATGACGTCAGATACGGCTCAG GCAGTGGGCAGCAGTCGGTGACCGGAGTTACCGCAGCAGATGATGGTAACAGTTACTGGCGAATCCGTGGAAAGACGTCGACTGTCTGTGAACGAGGAACATTGGTAAAATGTGGACAATCGATCCGCCTCACACATGTCAACACTGGGCGAAATCTACACAGCCATCACTTCACATCGCCATTATCGGGAAACCAG GAGGTCAGTGCTTTTGGGGATGACGGGGAAGGAGATATCTTAGACGACTGGACTGTGATCTGCAATGGGGAGTTCTGGCAGCGGGACGAGGAGGTGAGATTCAAGCATGCGTCAACCAGCGCACTGCTGTCCGTCACAGGAGAACAGTACGGGCGTCCTATAAATGGACAGCGAGAAGTGCATGGCATGACCTACGCAAGTCAGCACAACTACTGgaaagtaatggaaggcatcttcaTGAAACCTAGTGAGCCTCCACGGACTGACTACACTCACTCCGAGTTATGA